From one Perca flavescens isolate YP-PL-M2 chromosome 4, PFLA_1.0, whole genome shotgun sequence genomic stretch:
- the matn4 gene encoding matrilin-4 isoform X2, with protein sequence MKMRQLGALCLLTLAALASARPKAGPEQKCKSGPVDLVFLIDSSRSVRPHEFETMRKFMIDILSTLDIGLNATRVGVVQYSSQLRNEFSLKTHAKLDAMVKGINEIIPLAQGTMTGLAIKYIMDSAFIAEEGDRPQVPNVAVIVTDGRPQDRVAEVAAEAREKGIEIYAVGVARADMASLRAMASPPFEDHVFLVESFDLIHQFGLQFQDKLCGMDLCLESDHGCEHICESSPGSFHCLCLPGYTLNEDGKTCAAIDLCAQGKHDCEHICVSSPGSFTCNCNKGYKLNDDKKTCSMIDYCSFGNHSCDHECVSVLNGYHCRCNQGYRLLDDGKTCQAIDLCAEGKHDCEQICISAPGVFTCDCNKGFKLNKDKKTCTNMDMCNTVEHGCEHQCVSTLGSYYCICPEGQLLQEDGKSCGTCKSANIDLVLLIDGSKSVRPQNFELVKKFVNQVVDSLDVSAHGTRVGLVQYSSRVRTEFPLNMYHTAEEIKAAVMKVDYMEKGTMTGLALKHMLENSFLESEGARPSSRNIPRIGLVFTDGRSQDDITEYAKKAKEAGITMYAVGVGKAVEDELREIASEPQEKHFYYTTDFTAISNIAENLKLNVCPEESQGEIEVKDPCACESLVEFQQATMSNLEQLTQKLSGMTARLEQLENQLLSRK encoded by the exons ATGAAGATGAGACAGCTCGgagctctgtgtctgctgacCCTGGCTGCCCTCGCCTCCGCCAGGCCCAAAGCAG GTCCTGAGCAGAAATGCAAGTCTGGTCCGGTGGATCTGGTCTTCCTCATCGACAGCTCCCGCAGCGTCAGACCACATGAGTTCGAGACCATGAGGAAGTTCATGATCGACATCCTGAGCACCCTGGACATCGGGCTCAACGCCACCAGAGTGGGCGTGGTCCAGTACTCCAGCCAG CTCCGCAATGAGTTCTCTCTGAAGACCCACGCCAAACTGGACGCCATGGTGAAAGGCATCAATGAGATCATCCCCCTCGCTCAGGGCACCATGACCGGACTCGCCATCAAATATATCATGGATTCAGCTTTCATCGccgaggagggagacagaccgCAG GTCCCCAACGTGGCCGTGATCGTGACAGACGGGCGTCCTCAGGACCGCGTGGCGGAGGTGGCAGCTGAAGCCAGAGAGAAAGGCATCGAGATCTACGCCGTGGGGGTGGCCAGAGCCGACATGGCGTCACTGAGGGCCATGGCGTCCCCGCCCTTCGAAGACCACGTCTTCCTGGTGGAGTCCTTTGACCTCATTCACCAGTTTGGACTGCAGTTCCAGGACAAGCTCTGTG GCATGGATCTGTGTCTGGAGTCGGACCACGGCTGCGAGCACATCTGTGAGAGCTCCCCGGGCTCCTTCCACTGCCTCTGTCTGCCTGGATACACTCTGAACGAAGACGGCAAAACGTGTGCAG CCATAGATCTGTGTGCTCAGGGGAAACACGACTGTGAACATATCTGCGTCAGCTCACCTGGGTCTTTCACCTGCAACTGCAACAAAGGATACAAACTGAATGACGACAAGAAGACCTGCTCAa TGATCGACTACTGTTCGTTTGGGAACCACAGTTGTGAtcatgagtgtgtgagtgtgctcAATGGCTATCACTGCCGCTGTAACCAGGGATACAGGCTGCTGGACGACGGCAAGACCTGCCAGG cCATTGACCTGTGTGCCGAGGGGAAGCATGACTGTGAACAGATCTGTATCAGTGCTCCTGGCGTCTTCACCTGCGACTGCAACAAAGGATTCAAGCTCAACAAAGACAAGAAGACCTGCACAA ACATGGACATGTGTAACACAGTGGAGCACGGCTGTGAGCACCAGTGTGTCAGCACTCTAGGATCGTACTACTGCATCTGTCCGGAGGGACAGCTGCTGCAGGAGGACGGCAAGAGCTGCGGCA cCTGCAAGTCGGCCAACATCGACCTGGTGCTTCTGATCGACGGCTCCAAGAGTGTCCGCCCCCAAAACTTTGAGCTGGTCAAAAAGTTTGTCAACCAG GTTGTGGACTCTCTGGACGTGTCTGCTCATGGCACCAGGGTGGGTCTGGTTCAGTACTCCAGCCGGGTCCGGACGGAGTTCCCCCTCAACATGTACCACACCGCTGAAGAGATCAAAGCTGCAGTCATGAAG GTTGACTACATGGAGAAAGGCACTATGACAGGTCTGGCCCTGAAACACATGCTGGAGAACAGCTTCTTAGAGTCAGAGGGCGCTCGTCCTTCCAGCCGCAACATCCCCCGAATCGGACTGGTCTTCACAGACGGACGCTCGCAGGACGACATCACAGAGTATGCCAAGAAGGCCAAAGAAGCCG GTATCACCATGTACGCCGTGGGCGTGGGAAAAGCTGTGGAAGATGAGCTTCGTGAGATTGCATCTGAGCCTCAGGAGAAACATTTCTATTACACCACCGACTTCACTGCCATCAGCAACATCGCTGAGAACCTCAAACTCAACGTGTGCCCAG AGGAGAGTCAGGGGGAGATCGAGGTGAAGGACCCTTGTGCCTGcgagagtctggtggagttccAGCAGGCCACCATGAGCAACCTGGAGCAGCTCACACAGAAAc TATCTGGGATGACTGCTCGTCTGGAGCAGCTGGAGAACCAGCTTCTCTCCAGGAAGTGA
- the matn4 gene encoding matrilin-4 isoform X1, with translation MKMRQLGALCLLTLAALASARPKAGPEQKCKSGPVDLVFLIDSSRSVRPHEFETMRKFMIDILSTLDIGLNATRVGVVQYSSQLRNEFSLKTHAKLDAMVKGINEIIPLAQGTMTGLAIKYIMDSAFIAEEGDRPQVPNVAVIVTDGRPQDRVAEVAAEAREKGIEIYAVGVARADMASLRAMASPPFEDHVFLVESFDLIHQFGLQFQDKLCGMDLCLESDHGCEHICESSPGSFHCLCLPGYTLNEDGKTCAAIDLCAQGKHDCEHICVSSPGSFTCNCNKGYKLNDDKKTCSMIDYCSFGNHSCDHECVSVLNGYHCRCNQGYRLLDDGKTCQAIDLCAEGKHDCEQICISAPGVFTCDCNEGYTLNKDKKTCTPIDLCAEGKHDCEQICISAPGVFTCDCNKGFKLNKDKKTCTNMDMCNTVEHGCEHQCVSTLGSYYCICPEGQLLQEDGKSCGTCKSANIDLVLLIDGSKSVRPQNFELVKKFVNQVVDSLDVSAHGTRVGLVQYSSRVRTEFPLNMYHTAEEIKAAVMKVDYMEKGTMTGLALKHMLENSFLESEGARPSSRNIPRIGLVFTDGRSQDDITEYAKKAKEAGITMYAVGVGKAVEDELREIASEPQEKHFYYTTDFTAISNIAENLKLNVCPEESQGEIEVKDPCACESLVEFQQATMSNLEQLTQKLSGMTARLEQLENQLLSRK, from the exons ATGAAGATGAGACAGCTCGgagctctgtgtctgctgacCCTGGCTGCCCTCGCCTCCGCCAGGCCCAAAGCAG GTCCTGAGCAGAAATGCAAGTCTGGTCCGGTGGATCTGGTCTTCCTCATCGACAGCTCCCGCAGCGTCAGACCACATGAGTTCGAGACCATGAGGAAGTTCATGATCGACATCCTGAGCACCCTGGACATCGGGCTCAACGCCACCAGAGTGGGCGTGGTCCAGTACTCCAGCCAG CTCCGCAATGAGTTCTCTCTGAAGACCCACGCCAAACTGGACGCCATGGTGAAAGGCATCAATGAGATCATCCCCCTCGCTCAGGGCACCATGACCGGACTCGCCATCAAATATATCATGGATTCAGCTTTCATCGccgaggagggagacagaccgCAG GTCCCCAACGTGGCCGTGATCGTGACAGACGGGCGTCCTCAGGACCGCGTGGCGGAGGTGGCAGCTGAAGCCAGAGAGAAAGGCATCGAGATCTACGCCGTGGGGGTGGCCAGAGCCGACATGGCGTCACTGAGGGCCATGGCGTCCCCGCCCTTCGAAGACCACGTCTTCCTGGTGGAGTCCTTTGACCTCATTCACCAGTTTGGACTGCAGTTCCAGGACAAGCTCTGTG GCATGGATCTGTGTCTGGAGTCGGACCACGGCTGCGAGCACATCTGTGAGAGCTCCCCGGGCTCCTTCCACTGCCTCTGTCTGCCTGGATACACTCTGAACGAAGACGGCAAAACGTGTGCAG CCATAGATCTGTGTGCTCAGGGGAAACACGACTGTGAACATATCTGCGTCAGCTCACCTGGGTCTTTCACCTGCAACTGCAACAAAGGATACAAACTGAATGACGACAAGAAGACCTGCTCAa TGATCGACTACTGTTCGTTTGGGAACCACAGTTGTGAtcatgagtgtgtgagtgtgctcAATGGCTATCACTGCCGCTGTAACCAGGGATACAGGCTGCTGGACGACGGCAAGACCTGCCAGG cCATTGACCTGTGCGCTGAAGGGAAACATGACTGTGAACAAATCTGCATCAGCGCGCCCGGCGTCTTCACCTGCGACTGCAACGAAGGATACACACTCAACAAAGACAAGAAGACCTGCACAC cCATTGACCTGTGTGCCGAGGGGAAGCATGACTGTGAACAGATCTGTATCAGTGCTCCTGGCGTCTTCACCTGCGACTGCAACAAAGGATTCAAGCTCAACAAAGACAAGAAGACCTGCACAA ACATGGACATGTGTAACACAGTGGAGCACGGCTGTGAGCACCAGTGTGTCAGCACTCTAGGATCGTACTACTGCATCTGTCCGGAGGGACAGCTGCTGCAGGAGGACGGCAAGAGCTGCGGCA cCTGCAAGTCGGCCAACATCGACCTGGTGCTTCTGATCGACGGCTCCAAGAGTGTCCGCCCCCAAAACTTTGAGCTGGTCAAAAAGTTTGTCAACCAG GTTGTGGACTCTCTGGACGTGTCTGCTCATGGCACCAGGGTGGGTCTGGTTCAGTACTCCAGCCGGGTCCGGACGGAGTTCCCCCTCAACATGTACCACACCGCTGAAGAGATCAAAGCTGCAGTCATGAAG GTTGACTACATGGAGAAAGGCACTATGACAGGTCTGGCCCTGAAACACATGCTGGAGAACAGCTTCTTAGAGTCAGAGGGCGCTCGTCCTTCCAGCCGCAACATCCCCCGAATCGGACTGGTCTTCACAGACGGACGCTCGCAGGACGACATCACAGAGTATGCCAAGAAGGCCAAAGAAGCCG GTATCACCATGTACGCCGTGGGCGTGGGAAAAGCTGTGGAAGATGAGCTTCGTGAGATTGCATCTGAGCCTCAGGAGAAACATTTCTATTACACCACCGACTTCACTGCCATCAGCAACATCGCTGAGAACCTCAAACTCAACGTGTGCCCAG AGGAGAGTCAGGGGGAGATCGAGGTGAAGGACCCTTGTGCCTGcgagagtctggtggagttccAGCAGGCCACCATGAGCAACCTGGAGCAGCTCACACAGAAAc TATCTGGGATGACTGCTCGTCTGGAGCAGCTGGAGAACCAGCTTCTCTCCAGGAAGTGA
- the matn4 gene encoding matrilin-4 isoform X3 codes for MKMRQLGALCLLTLAALASARPKAGPEQKCKSGPVDLVFLIDSSRSVRPHEFETMRKFMIDILSTLDIGLNATRVGVVQYSSQLRNEFSLKTHAKLDAMVKGINEIIPLAQGTMTGLAIKYIMDSAFIAEEGDRPQVPNVAVIVTDGRPQDRVAEVAAEAREKGIEIYAVGVARADMASLRAMASPPFEDHVFLVESFDLIHQFGLQFQDKLCGMDLCLESDHGCEHICESSPGSFHCLCLPGYTLNEDGKTCAAIDLCAQGKHDCEHICVSSPGSFTCNCNKGYKLNDDKKTCSMIDYCSFGNHSCDHECVSVLNGYHCRCNQGYRLLDDGKTCQDMDMCNTVEHGCEHQCVSTLGSYYCICPEGQLLQEDGKSCGTCKSANIDLVLLIDGSKSVRPQNFELVKKFVNQVVDSLDVSAHGTRVGLVQYSSRVRTEFPLNMYHTAEEIKAAVMKVDYMEKGTMTGLALKHMLENSFLESEGARPSSRNIPRIGLVFTDGRSQDDITEYAKKAKEAGITMYAVGVGKAVEDELREIASEPQEKHFYYTTDFTAISNIAENLKLNVCPEESQGEIEVKDPCACESLVEFQQATMSNLEQLTQKLSGMTARLEQLENQLLSRK; via the exons ATGAAGATGAGACAGCTCGgagctctgtgtctgctgacCCTGGCTGCCCTCGCCTCCGCCAGGCCCAAAGCAG GTCCTGAGCAGAAATGCAAGTCTGGTCCGGTGGATCTGGTCTTCCTCATCGACAGCTCCCGCAGCGTCAGACCACATGAGTTCGAGACCATGAGGAAGTTCATGATCGACATCCTGAGCACCCTGGACATCGGGCTCAACGCCACCAGAGTGGGCGTGGTCCAGTACTCCAGCCAG CTCCGCAATGAGTTCTCTCTGAAGACCCACGCCAAACTGGACGCCATGGTGAAAGGCATCAATGAGATCATCCCCCTCGCTCAGGGCACCATGACCGGACTCGCCATCAAATATATCATGGATTCAGCTTTCATCGccgaggagggagacagaccgCAG GTCCCCAACGTGGCCGTGATCGTGACAGACGGGCGTCCTCAGGACCGCGTGGCGGAGGTGGCAGCTGAAGCCAGAGAGAAAGGCATCGAGATCTACGCCGTGGGGGTGGCCAGAGCCGACATGGCGTCACTGAGGGCCATGGCGTCCCCGCCCTTCGAAGACCACGTCTTCCTGGTGGAGTCCTTTGACCTCATTCACCAGTTTGGACTGCAGTTCCAGGACAAGCTCTGTG GCATGGATCTGTGTCTGGAGTCGGACCACGGCTGCGAGCACATCTGTGAGAGCTCCCCGGGCTCCTTCCACTGCCTCTGTCTGCCTGGATACACTCTGAACGAAGACGGCAAAACGTGTGCAG CCATAGATCTGTGTGCTCAGGGGAAACACGACTGTGAACATATCTGCGTCAGCTCACCTGGGTCTTTCACCTGCAACTGCAACAAAGGATACAAACTGAATGACGACAAGAAGACCTGCTCAa TGATCGACTACTGTTCGTTTGGGAACCACAGTTGTGAtcatgagtgtgtgagtgtgctcAATGGCTATCACTGCCGCTGTAACCAGGGATACAGGCTGCTGGACGACGGCAAGACCTGCCAGG ACATGGACATGTGTAACACAGTGGAGCACGGCTGTGAGCACCAGTGTGTCAGCACTCTAGGATCGTACTACTGCATCTGTCCGGAGGGACAGCTGCTGCAGGAGGACGGCAAGAGCTGCGGCA cCTGCAAGTCGGCCAACATCGACCTGGTGCTTCTGATCGACGGCTCCAAGAGTGTCCGCCCCCAAAACTTTGAGCTGGTCAAAAAGTTTGTCAACCAG GTTGTGGACTCTCTGGACGTGTCTGCTCATGGCACCAGGGTGGGTCTGGTTCAGTACTCCAGCCGGGTCCGGACGGAGTTCCCCCTCAACATGTACCACACCGCTGAAGAGATCAAAGCTGCAGTCATGAAG GTTGACTACATGGAGAAAGGCACTATGACAGGTCTGGCCCTGAAACACATGCTGGAGAACAGCTTCTTAGAGTCAGAGGGCGCTCGTCCTTCCAGCCGCAACATCCCCCGAATCGGACTGGTCTTCACAGACGGACGCTCGCAGGACGACATCACAGAGTATGCCAAGAAGGCCAAAGAAGCCG GTATCACCATGTACGCCGTGGGCGTGGGAAAAGCTGTGGAAGATGAGCTTCGTGAGATTGCATCTGAGCCTCAGGAGAAACATTTCTATTACACCACCGACTTCACTGCCATCAGCAACATCGCTGAGAACCTCAAACTCAACGTGTGCCCAG AGGAGAGTCAGGGGGAGATCGAGGTGAAGGACCCTTGTGCCTGcgagagtctggtggagttccAGCAGGCCACCATGAGCAACCTGGAGCAGCTCACACAGAAAc TATCTGGGATGACTGCTCGTCTGGAGCAGCTGGAGAACCAGCTTCTCTCCAGGAAGTGA